From the Cucumis sativus cultivar 9930 chromosome 5, Cucumber_9930_V3, whole genome shotgun sequence genome, the window CCATATGGTTGTCGTGTTATACAGGTAAGGGAatttattcttctatttttgcattttgtaCCATCTCTGATTCTTGCAAACTAAATTGTGATATTATGTGGAACTTACAACACTaatgattatatttattgGTTGTAATGATTAAATCATACAACAATTCTCTCTCAGAGAGTTCTCGAGCACTGCCACAACCCGAAAACACAGCATATAATGATGGACGAGATTTTGCAGTCTGTCTGCACGCTGGCTCAAGATCAGTATGGAAATTATGTTGTGCAGGTTTGACATTAAATCAAGACACTCCTTTAATTACCTTTTGCCACTGAAGCACTTTAATATACTAATTTTGGTCTTGTTCTTACAGCATGTATTGGAGCATGGGAAGCCACACGAACGTTCTGCTATTATAAAGAAACTGACTGGGCAGATAGTTCAAATGAGTCAGCAGAAGTTTGCCTCCAATGTCATTGAGAAATGTCTAACTTTTGGAACTTCTGCTGAACGCCAGGCCTTGGTCAATGAGATGCTCGGTACCACAGATGAAAATGAGCCCCTTCAGGTGTTTGTCTGCATTCCACCTGCACTTTTTTCCCTTCCATATGATCAAGAAATTTCCCCACCCTCAACCGTCCTGAAAATGGAAGTTAACAATAGGAAAATATGTCTAATGCTTTTGTATGACAATTTTTTGGAGTGGGAACTCACTGTCTGCTTTGAAAggagaaatataacaaagatATTCTTTTCTCTACTGCATGCCTTTGTTCAGATCATGACATTTTATTGTCTTGGTACCAAATGGATATTCTCAACTTCAGAGCATTCTTTAGAAGAAACATCTTAATTCTACGGATAACTGATTCATACAAACGtatctccattttcttttcctacaATTCGGATGGTCGAATGGAGTGACAAATGTTgtaactttcttcttctctgttgTTGAATCCAGGTTATGATGAAAGATCAGTTTGCAAACTACGTTGTACAGAAAGTGCTGGAAACTTGTGATGACCAGCAACTTGAACTAATTCTTAATAGGATAAAAGTTCATCTCAATGCTCTGAAGAAGTATACCTATGGTAAGCACATAGTTGCTCGGGTGGAGAAACTTGTTGCTGCTGGAGGTACGATCTCTCCATCTACCAGTGCTTTTTGctcttttgttcatatttaCTTTTGGACAAGTCAGAACATGCTAAACTGCCAAAGAGGAATAGAatcacaattaaaaataaaagaggatAGCTAGTAGCTGAACTGTTCTCAAGTTTGTTTGCATTTTCGATACTGATTGATCTTGATTGATACTGTACTACTTTTTGATGTCGAGGTATCTAAAACGAACTTACACTGTATGACAGAGAGGAGGATTAGCATTCTGACTCCAAAGCCAGCACAGGTGGTTGGTTAGGAAAACAAGGAAGAAAGTTGTACAGCTAACCGAGGATAGCACAAAGCACGCGGTGTCTCTTTCCGCTTCCGTTTTATATCTCTGTCTAGTAAGTAATAGCTGCTGTATCTATATGATTCAGATAGAAGCTGACAtgaaataaggaaaaaaaacgagtacaaaaagtaaaaaaaaaattgttaaaaaaaggaaCTGTTGGCTGTACATTTTATAATCTTGAGAGTATAGAGAAAATGAAGGTTAGATGAAGAGAGAATTGAGGGACAGATGAACAAAAGCTGATGGCTCTGTCCCTAAAGAAAAGAGATAAGAGGTTTTAGtatttgagtttttgtttttaagggTGTAAAAAGGGAGAGGAGGAAGAGGGAAGTAGAAATGTTTAATGGGATGACGACGACGACGATCTACGATGATATGATCGAATCATGGGTTGTACAAATATTAGCTGGTGGAGTtatgtttttctctcttttttttttgttaggatttgttttcttttgattatgTATGAGATTTTGATTCTTCATCTTTGTTAtttcatcaactttttttctttcttaaagttgagtttttactctttttcttttttgcttgtAAAATGTTCATTTAGTTGTCCTTTTTGTTGAATTATGTATTCAATTGATGCTTGCTGAGATGAGAAATCTATTATggttttaacaattttgtttttattttatgttggatttgttttaattaggtgtaaatttcaaaatgtttagtttttttttttttgaaaaaatagaaggTTATCAAAAttgcattttctaaatttattttttgtttaaaaatgaacttctaatctttttttcttacaggtcttttgtcaaattaaattttttgaaaaatcaatatttgttatgtttatacataaatttgaatgttaGGTTTATTTTGgaactttaattttctaagTTATTGTTTCATAGATCCTAAATTTATTATGAGCTTTATAATTTAGTGCACATTATGACAatgtgttatatttataaatattcttatatgttttgtgatttaaaataacttttctttttaaaaaattgataaaaaaaacagttgTGATTTCTTATGGAAATagattacaaaatttaaaaaaatagagaatgaGTGTAATTTTCaacaacttatttttaaaaaaaactaacactAAATTAAGACTTCGCAGAATTGTCTAATTTTatctatatttgtttcttacattgaaaatgtgtttatttattattattatttttaatttttcattctataacaaaatctttatttagttcttttaaaaaaatctgtTTTACTTTATTGGTATAAACACCTTAATGTATATTGAACTTCATGAATCTTTGTATATGCAATAATTTTAGAATGTGACTTCCAAACCTCAAACTTATTTGTTGAAGGTTcgtttgttttattaaaacctttcgttttctttttatttcgaTCTTGCAACCTGGATAATAAGCAatgatttttatcttttcattttcatttgtaaagaataaaaaatggttgatCTTTTCGGAAGTAAAGAGACCAAGGTGAATCATAGCTGagcaatgaaaagaaatacaagTGTGAAGAGTGAAGAGTGAAGACTGTGAACACAAACTTCAGAAGCAAAACATAACATTTTGCACATATGATTgagtgaaaaaaagaagaaatacaacAATGGTTTGAAACACAAAAGTCAcaaaatgagaaacaaaagtaagaaataacttttattttgatatgtGATTTTGGTTccacaaaagaagaagatgaaagaacaaaaaggcCTGAAGAATATATAGATGAGAGGAATCTCACATAATGAGAGCACTCATTTCCTTTCCCCACAAAGACACAACTTGATGATTAGTGTCATGAAATGAGTTAAACACAACACACAAgctttttaatttagaaagcTCCTCTGGTAATTGCGTCTTCATTGGCATTGCCAAGAGCAGCCTCATTCAAGTAAGTCTCAGCCAATTGCACCCTCTTCACATTCTCTTGTTCTTGAACCAACATGCCACCATACTCCAACAGCTTTTCAAGTGACATCGTTGGCTGCTCGAACTTTGGTGGTGGCTCTTTCGAGTTCACAAGCTTCTTCCCTATACTCTGGACTCCAACTCCGGTGACCCACTTCCTTACTTCGTCATCGTACACTCTCGCCCTTAGAGCACCGAAGAAATCTGTCCAACAAAAACAGGCATACAAGAGAGTTAAGTCTCTAGCGACCAAAAATGGATTGTTATGTTATGTAATGTAATGCAATGTCATGTCATGAGACATGAGTAGTAACTGACCGATGGATTGGCCTGGGAAGGTGTCGACCAACTTGACGATGTCATCATCAGCGACATTGTCGGTACGGAAGATACCTTTGCAGACACCGATACGGTCTTCCCTAGTGGGTGCCCAGTAGAATTTCTCCATACGACCGTCACGGATGAGAGGAGCGTAGAGAGTGGAGAAATCGTTACCAGTGACGATGATTGGAACTCGAGGGTTCTCCTCCTTGTTGTACATTCCAGGGAGTTGGACATTGGTGGGGTTATCAGCGATGTTCATGAGTGTGGCGTTAACCATTTGGTTGTTGACTGTGTATTGAGTGGTACCACCAAGACGACCAGCACCCGCATCCAGATCATTGATGAAGAGGCAGGACATTTTTCCCTTCTTGATTATGTCAGCGGCCTCACGGTACCGTTGTCGGATCAACTTGGCTGGCTCTCCTGCGTTCCCGCTTTCCAATTCTCCTGCACTCATCATGATTGGGCTGTCCAAACGGTCAAAGTGTTAGAAGAGCAAtccatttttttgtataaagtatgagttttaaaaaagtagGATTATGGACTGACTCACGTGATTCCCATCTTGGCAAATACAAGCTCACATTGGAAGGATTTTCCTTGTCCTTTGCCTCCCCACAGACCCAAAATCAGAGGAACCTGAACACGCAAAATTTATATCTATTGACATTGAATTTCATTACCTTACTATGTAAATATAATGACTTTTATCACTTTTAACAAGATAGACGAGTTACTTCGTCAATTTGTTTAGATCCTGTCCAAAATGAGTGATAGCGCTacaatgtttataaaaaaccAACAGTTTTGACTCAAAAGCATCACAGAACTCTGTTTAGACCAATGTAAAGGGTTAGAAACCTTGATGTTTGGGAGGGACAGGAAGTTCTTGGTGATGTGAACAACCAATTTGTCCATGAAAGCAGGAGCAATGTACAAACCACCCAATACATTGTCCATGCCATCATACCTACAACACATACATAAACAAGATGTATCATCTCTCATAAAACAACCAAcaaattatgaatatatatatatatatttttttctttttcttgttgtgTGTCTTACGATTTACGTCCTTGACTAAGATACTCATAAGAGCTCATAACAGCATAATGAGTTCCAGCTTGCATGGGAGCTTGAAACACAGAATCCACCATTCCCTTTCCTCTTGTGATGTCCTGTTGGTCATCTGATATATCGGTTCCAAGTCCGGCCCATCTGTCTATTTTTTTGGTCTTCTTCTCGAGATTCTCGTCTGAGGTTGATTCCACTGCCATCACCTTGAAGCTACCCGAGGAAGGCTTCGGGTTGACAACTCTGGAGTTGACCACTTTCTTCAAACTGTTCCCAAAGAAGACTGAACTTGGAACCGAAGTTGTGGATCCAGAGCCTTTCAAGCTTAGCTGAAATTTAGAGTAACAAACTTGAAGATGGTATGGGAGGccttagaaataaaaatacaagtgAGGAAGAAGAACTTACCGGTGCATGGTTAACGACTCCGACAGAGGCAGCGGAGGCGGCCATGAGGACTTGGGAGTGTGTAAGTATTTGGCAGAGGGAAGGTAGATTTGGAGAAGGATGAAGAGGAATGAGGAGTGAAGAGTGAAGAAGGACTTTATAGAAGTAAAGGGATGGAGGTTTTGAGTCCAGTTGGAAAAAACGATATCCTAACCATGAGTTTCAGAATTTCCCAACAACCACACAGTTGAGATTAGCTGAGATGACACGTGGCGGAAGGAGAAAGGGGTTGTGAGTTCATCCTAAAACACTCCTTTAGTGGTTGATTTTAAAGGGAACTTCTTCTCCATTAAAATTTTGCccatttatttcattatcaTCCAACCACAGGAACCCTAACTTAAACAAACCTCACCCATTGCTCCATCTTCTCATTCCAACCTAAACAACCATATAAATTCTTACCTATACTTTAGATTTGATTTAGAATGAAAACTTTTGACAATAAAAGTAAGACTCTACTTACGTTAATCTTAGTTaactaaataacaaatatgTTAAGAAAGTCAAAATGAGTATAGTTCAACTAACATACATAATAGTGTTATCAACATCAAAGTTAGATAATCGATTTTTTTACTTGCATATTATAAAACAACTTCAAAAGTCTTAGAATGCTAGACATCAAAACAATCAAtcatctaataataatataagataaaattgttaaaaaaaaaaaaaaagaagaggaaaagtgTTGATTTCAACTCAGCTtccaaaaagaattaatttggATCACAAGTTCATGAGAGGCCCATATGTGCATACCTAATTTGGATGTACactcaaaataattgaaaatcaagTCATTGTAATTTCAACCAAAACGAGAGGTGAAGAAGGAAAGATAAGGATAggttcattttcaatttcagcCTTTCCCTCTTCATAACCAATAAACCATAACCCATAACCCATACTATATTCCATTTCGTTTTCCTTTCTACTCTCTACTATTCTGTATTCTTTGCCCTTTCACCCATTGGCTTCATTTAGTCCTTGGGCCCCAGAGCACGAGACACACACTCGACCTCATCTACTATATACATAAATTGACacttcaaaaaatattaatatatatcacataaAGTCTTTTAATCTCATAAGTAACGTATATTGTtatctaaatttctaaaatcaaattattatttagtgcaaggaaaaagaagttcATGAAAATATGACGTTCATTTAAAGGGTTTGGGTATATGAATGAGTTATAAAAGGTCTAAAATTGagtattaaatttgtatgagAAAGCTAAATGTTGAGGCCAAGTTTGATTGCATGAGTGACACACATACACATGGGTCCAAGAAAAACCCCTTGACATGGAAGACTATTGGGCTTTCAAAACTGAGAAAAGCCCAAGATTATAATTATTGGCATTGCTAAGGTTTATGTCtatctaaaaaagaaataatattataaatcgaaaataatattttagtttaaaatgagaaaactagaaattagaattaattacATCTTTACAAagaatttctctctttctccttcaaatctaaattaaaaagattttttgtaAAGAATATCATGAAATTGGAAACattaattacaattaaggGGAATTGttgtcaatatatataaaatatagcaaaataaaaattaaataatttatatagaGGTGgattaattttgctatattttgaaaagaaaataaatttaaaaaccacATTTATAACTTAGtctaatatatcatataagtTTAAtaactgttttcttttattttgttttataaaaatcgaatttattatttaattttcttttttcatttttagttgaattcttagtaataaaaaatgatgattaataaatacatgaactttcaatttcaactttAATAAGCCTacctaaaaaaattgtaatagataaataaattttcaattttgcatCTAAAAGtctcacaaaatataaaaaatgcttaattctattagagaaattttatttcttttctaactaaaccttaagtttttaattttgatatatttaggtttaaattaaattttgaaaaaattaataggttttcatatatacacatgggaacaaattgtttttaaaaacaatagattaaattttaaaaaccatttcatttttataaatttacatAGGAtcaaaagatttaaaaaaaatggatagatTTGATATAttcatgtttaaataaaaggaaatatttttttaaaaaaagatagattttatttaaccATTTCGggaacaattttttaaaaagaaaattaatatatatttaaatattcaccTTTAGATAAAtggcaatttttttaaaaaaattagagaacaatttttttgtaaaaataaaaaataaaaacagattTTGTAGGGAAAatacttt encodes:
- the LOC101217766 gene encoding ribulose bisphosphate carboxylase/oxygenase activase 2, chloroplastic, which translates into the protein MAASAASVGVVNHAPLSLKGSGSTTSVPSSVFFGNSLKKVVNSRVVNPKPSSGSFKVMAVESTSDENLEKKTKKIDRWAGLGTDISDDQQDITRGKGMVDSVFQAPMQAGTHYAVMSSYEYLSQGRKSYDGMDNVLGGLYIAPAFMDKLVVHITKNFLSLPNIKVPLILGLWGGKGQGKSFQCELVFAKMGITPIMMSAGELESGNAGEPAKLIRQRYREAADIIKKGKMSCLFINDLDAGAGRLGGTTQYTVNNQMVNATLMNIADNPTNVQLPGMYNKEENPRVPIIVTGNDFSTLYAPLIRDGRMEKFYWAPTREDRIGVCKGIFRTDNVADDDIVKLVDTFPGQSIDFFGALRARVYDDEVRKWVTGVGVQSIGKKLVNSKEPPPKFEQPTMSLEKLLEYGGMLVQEQENVKRVQLAETYLNEAALGNANEDAITRGAF